The sequence below is a genomic window from Neodiprion pinetum isolate iyNeoPine1 chromosome 7, iyNeoPine1.2, whole genome shotgun sequence.
ATAACGATGTGTTTTATGCTGCATTCTGAAGATGTGTTACACTTACCTAATCTTACTGACAGCCAGACGAATAGCTCAGCACTAGAATACTCTGCGACATCTCTGCAGTGTCATGGGATTTTATTCTACAAACCTTTTCAAACGCTCTCTCAAAGTAGCATGCCCGTCCCTTTTTCTCATTCTGTAAACACTGCCGTATGTTCTTTAGATGTTATATAACTATAGtattgtgtataaaaaaaaaaatcagccaaCTCTCTAAGGGTGATtaaattttccgattttcaaGTATATTTTGCTATACCTAAGTGTTTTGACTTTTAGGTTTTTGTCGTTAAAAGCACGCACCGTAAAATAATACTCAGTTTTGCTTGTCGATTGCTCGTTATTGGCGTGATTTGATATTGGCTTCACAATTGAGTtttttgtatacgtataattttgtatgtgaaaaaataagatgTTGACTCAGCACAATTAAGCTTAgcgaattttgtatttcagTGTGTTGGCCAGAAAAGTCGTCAAAGCATGCAGTAGAAATTCGACGATCTCGACTtctttatttaaatgaaaccAGGACTCGAGTCTATAGCGCATAGATCTTGATCCCTTGAAAATGTTTAGATAAGACGAGATACAGTTTTATTTCGCTAGTCGCAATGTCCGGGAAAAGAGAGAATATTAGTAAGTCATCGACGAGAGTGCCtaagggaagaaaaaattgtggcGATATTTCAGCAAGCTCGACGTTAGGTAGGACACAGTCTTCGACGCCAGCTGCCAACATCAGGAAGGTCGATAAATCGTCAAGTCTGAAACATGAGGAAGTGGTTCATTCAAGGAAGTCTGACATCAAAGAGCAAACCTCAATGCTACGGGCCAATAGCGAGCTTCGAACGTCTTCGCGTCTTAAGGCGGTTGAGGAAAATCCTCGTTCaccattgaaaaaaaaatccactcGTTCAATCTCTCAAAGAACGCTGCGAACTCTGGATCATTCCAAGATAGCCGATAAACAGGCATCGCCAAAAAGAGTCAACGCGCAACCTGTAACTAGCAAGAGATCTCCTGATCAGAAAATCACAAACACGAATAATGACCGCGACGTCTCCGCAGCTAGAACTGAATCTAGAAGTGTTTTCGGCGAAGAATCAGACCCTTCGAAATTAACTCTGGTAGAACGAGTCAAGctgtttaatgaaaaaattgctaCGGAAAAGgcaatcaatgaaaaaaatatgctcTACAACAGCGGTAGGTCGGCAAGAAAGAATTGGCTTACATCGCGTGCCAGAACTCAACCCATAACTTCGGAAGAATTGGAAGCCGCCTTACCAAAATCCCTTGCTCATTACAACAATCGTCATTCAATGTTCGAACGACGAGGTGAGTTGTGTCAAAACAAACGTGACTCATTCATCAACTATGCATCATTCTATAGTCACTTTTCTCATTCCATTATCTGATTTGATAATCGGACGAACCATATCGAATAACCGCTCCACCGGTAGTGACTGATGTGTTTAATAAAAACACTCGTTTAtcacattttattattgttatttcttcttttGCAGAAGAACCGATTCAGGAAACATCCAGTTTTAGTGCGGTGATTGATGACGATGAGCTGCAACAAAGCGAATCCATTGAAAAAAGTGGATCCGCAGTGTCGCAAACA
It includes:
- the LOC138190341 gene encoding uncharacterized protein gives rise to the protein MSGKRENISKSSTRVPKGRKNCGDISASSTLGRTQSSTPAANIRKVDKSSSLKHEEVVHSRKSDIKEQTSMLRANSELRTSSRLKAVEENPRSPLKKKSTRSISQRTLRTLDHSKIADKQASPKRVNAQPVTSKRSPDQKITNTNNDRDVSAARTESRSVFGEESDPSKLTLVERVKLFNEKIATEKAINEKNMLYNSGRSARKNWLTSRARTQPITSEELEAALPKSLAHYNNRHSMFERREEPIQETSSFSAVIDDDELQQSESIEKSGSAVSQTVLKDHRKIIVSSKHAVSAIGPMQKSNSLRKPVETLTGIVEFDSDGNNTSSSPIRAPLNEDNNKSKESIVTIRNKSTRSVKQIEPSVRRNNERLNKQVVHKYLRKKTQTVTNDVSHISEQKTKSKVDKKSSGGLRKRDDSRSRDKSLAERKK